In one Salipiger abyssi genomic region, the following are encoded:
- a CDS encoding ASCH domain-containing protein translates to MTMTLQDARLRWPGCESYRPGDSAALNAEILGLMRTGVKRASCEAWEVFEDGAEALPVAGRVDIALDWQGRPALAMRTLEVLRLPFEEVTEGMALEQGEFRDLAHWRAGYRAYLERAGRYRPGVEMMLERFELVEDLGT, encoded by the coding sequence ATGACGATGACGCTGCAAGACGCGCGTCTGCGCTGGCCGGGATGCGAGAGCTATCGGCCCGGTGACAGCGCGGCGCTCAACGCCGAGATCCTCGGGCTGATGCGCACGGGTGTGAAACGGGCGAGTTGCGAGGCCTGGGAGGTCTTCGAAGACGGTGCCGAGGCGCTGCCGGTCGCGGGGCGCGTGGACATCGCGCTTGACTGGCAGGGGCGCCCGGCGCTGGCCATGCGCACGCTCGAGGTGCTGCGTCTGCCCTTCGAGGAGGTGACCGAGGGCATGGCGCTCGAGCAGGGCGAGTTCCGCGACCTGGCGCATTGGCGGGCGGGGTATCGCGCCTACCTCGAGCGCGCGGGGCGCTACCGGCCCGGCGTCGAGATGATGCTGGAGCGGTTTGAGTTGGTGGAGGACCTGGGCACATGA
- a CDS encoding crotonase/enoyl-CoA hydratase family protein encodes MELITVTRDTRGVATLSLARAEKHNALSAQMMGELEAAARALAEDDSVRVVVLAAEGPTFCAGADLGWMREQFGMDGETRKAESRRIATALEALVALPQPLIGRVQGNAFGGGVGLVAVCDVSIGAQGLKMAFTETRLGLIPANIGPYVVARMGAVRAREVFMNARVFGAEEAVRLNLLTRAVPAEALEAAVEAEVAPYLACAPFAVRDAKALLNALAGGVTPQQVDFAIDGLAARWETEEAQAGIAAFFDKRKAPWA; translated from the coding sequence ATGGAGCTGATCACGGTGACGCGCGACACGCGCGGGGTGGCGACGCTGTCGCTGGCGCGGGCGGAGAAGCACAACGCGCTCTCGGCGCAGATGATGGGCGAGCTGGAGGCGGCGGCGCGGGCGCTGGCGGAGGACGACTCGGTGCGGGTGGTGGTGCTGGCCGCCGAGGGGCCGACCTTTTGCGCCGGCGCCGATCTGGGCTGGATGCGCGAGCAGTTCGGCATGGATGGCGAGACCCGCAAGGCCGAGTCGCGCCGCATCGCCACGGCGCTCGAGGCTCTGGTGGCACTGCCGCAGCCGCTGATCGGGCGGGTGCAGGGCAATGCCTTTGGCGGCGGCGTCGGGCTGGTGGCGGTCTGCGATGTGAGCATCGGGGCGCAGGGGCTGAAGATGGCCTTCACCGAGACGCGGCTGGGGCTGATTCCGGCCAATATCGGGCCTTATGTGGTGGCGCGCATGGGCGCGGTGCGGGCGCGCGAGGTGTTCATGAACGCACGGGTCTTTGGCGCCGAGGAGGCGGTGCGGTTGAACCTGCTGACCCGTGCCGTGCCGGCAGAGGCGCTGGAGGCGGCGGTGGAGGCGGAGGTGGCACCGTACCTCGCCTGCGCGCCCTTTGCGGTGCGCGACGCCAAGGCGCTGCTCAATGCGCTGGCCGGCGGCGTGACGCCGCAGCAGGTGGATTTCGCCATCGACGGGCTTGCCGCGAGATGGGAGACCGAGGAGGCGCAGGCGGGAATCGCCGCCTTCTTCGACAAGCGAAAGGCGCCCTGGGCGTGA
- a CDS encoding hydroxymethylglutaryl-CoA lyase — protein sequence MSGYVEIFEVGPRDGLQNEERRIGAAEKIALVDCLSRAGFRRIECASFVSARWVPQMADSDKVLAGIARAPGVSYAALTPNMKGFEAAMAAGADEVAIFGAASESFSRANINASIAESLDRFRPVAEAATARGVKLRGYISCVVECPYEGAVAPEAVARVAAELRDMGCYEISLGDTIGRGVPEAVDAMLVAVLEEIEPARLAGHYHDTGKRALENIEVSLARGLRVFDAAVGGLGGCPYAPGAEGNVATEAVAARLAELGYETGLDMGVLEEAAAMARALRG from the coding sequence ATGAGCGGATATGTCGAGATCTTCGAGGTGGGCCCGCGCGACGGCTTGCAGAACGAAGAGCGCCGGATCGGGGCGGCGGAGAAGATCGCGCTGGTGGATTGTCTGAGCCGGGCCGGGTTCCGGCGCATCGAATGCGCCAGTTTCGTCAGCGCGCGCTGGGTGCCGCAGATGGCCGATTCCGACAAGGTGCTGGCGGGGATCGCGCGGGCGCCAGGCGTGTCTTATGCGGCGCTGACGCCCAATATGAAGGGGTTCGAGGCGGCGATGGCTGCCGGCGCGGACGAGGTGGCGATCTTTGGCGCGGCCTCGGAGAGTTTCAGCCGCGCCAATATCAATGCCTCGATCGCCGAGAGCCTGGACCGGTTCCGCCCGGTGGCCGAGGCGGCGACGGCGCGCGGGGTGAAGCTGCGGGGCTATATCTCCTGCGTGGTGGAATGCCCCTATGAGGGCGCGGTGGCGCCGGAGGCGGTGGCGCGGGTCGCGGCGGAGCTGCGCGACATGGGCTGTTACGAGATCTCGCTCGGCGACACGATCGGACGCGGGGTGCCCGAGGCGGTGGATGCGATGCTGGTCGCGGTGCTGGAGGAGATCGAGCCGGCGCGGCTCGCGGGGCATTACCACGACACCGGCAAGCGGGCGCTGGAGAATATCGAGGTGTCGCTGGCGCGGGGGCTGCGGGTCTTCGATGCCGCCGTGGGCGGCCTGGGCGGCTGCCCCTATGCGCCGGGCGCCGAGGGCAATGTGGCGACCGAGGCGGTGGCGGCGCGGCTGGCAGAGCTCGGCTATGAGACCGGGCTCGACATGGGCGTGCTGGAAGAGGCGGCGGCGATGGCGCGGGCGCTGCGCGGGTGA
- a CDS encoding OmpW/AlkL family protein → MYKTTLLSAMAVLALTATGALAQSKGDMTVGVGLAWVNPSDDNGSLANGALDTDVDDDTQLSLTFEYFFADNWGVEVLAATPFTHQVELNGSDVVKVKHLPPTVSVNYHLPTNTAWTPFFGLGVNYTTILDLDDQKISGLDISDSWGLAGHIGVDYAISDKASLRLDARYIDIDLDVDLNGSDIGTVEVDPWVIGMSYIWKF, encoded by the coding sequence ATGTACAAGACCACACTCCTCTCCGCCATGGCTGTGCTGGCCCTCACGGCCACCGGCGCGCTGGCGCAGTCCAAGGGCGACATGACCGTTGGTGTCGGCCTCGCCTGGGTGAACCCGAGCGATGACAATGGCAGCCTGGCGAATGGCGCGCTCGACACCGATGTCGATGACGACACCCAGCTCTCGCTGACCTTCGAATATTTCTTCGCCGATAACTGGGGCGTCGAAGTGCTGGCCGCCACGCCTTTCACCCATCAGGTCGAGCTGAACGGCTCCGACGTGGTGAAGGTCAAGCACCTGCCGCCCACCGTCTCGGTGAACTATCACCTGCCGACAAACACCGCCTGGACCCCGTTCTTCGGTCTCGGTGTGAACTACACAACGATCCTCGATCTCGACGACCAGAAGATCTCCGGGCTCGACATCAGCGATTCCTGGGGCCTCGCCGGCCATATCGGTGTGGACTACGCGATCAGCGACAAGGCATCGCTGCGGCTCGACGCACGCTATATCGACATCGACCTGGATGTGGACCTGAACGGCTCGGATATCGGCACGGTCGAGGTCGATCCCTGGGTGATCGGCATGTCCTATATCTGGAAGTTCTGA
- a CDS encoding isovaleryl-CoA dehydrogenase has product MFNAVMTYDLGEDVNALREMVHRWAQERVKPMAAEVDSSNAFPNDLWREMGELGLLGITVSEEYGGAGMGYLAHVIAVEEIARASASVSLSYGAHSNLCVNQIKLNGTDEQRRKYLPGLISGEHVGALAMSEPGAGSDVVSMKLRAEKKNDRYVLNGNKYWITNGPDADTLVVYAKTDPEAGSKGITAFLIEKTMTGFSTSPHFDKLGMRGSNTAELIFDDVEVPFENVLGEEGKGVRVLMSGLDYERVVLAGIGTGIMAACLDEVMPYMAERKQFGQPIGNFQLMQGKIADMYTAMNSARAYVYEVAKACDRGDVTRQDAAACCLYASEQAMVQAHQAVQAMGGAGFLADAPVARLFRDAKLMEIGAGTSEIRRMLVGRELMAAMG; this is encoded by the coding sequence ATGTTCAACGCGGTCATGACATACGACCTGGGAGAAGACGTGAACGCGTTGCGCGAAATGGTGCATCGCTGGGCGCAGGAACGGGTGAAGCCGATGGCGGCGGAGGTCGACAGCTCCAACGCCTTTCCCAACGATCTGTGGCGCGAGATGGGCGAGCTGGGCCTGCTGGGCATCACGGTTTCAGAGGAATATGGCGGCGCCGGCATGGGCTATCTCGCCCATGTCATCGCGGTAGAGGAGATCGCCCGCGCCTCGGCCAGCGTGTCGCTGAGCTATGGCGCGCATTCCAACCTCTGCGTCAACCAGATCAAGCTCAACGGCACCGACGAACAGCGGCGGAAATACCTGCCCGGGCTGATCTCGGGCGAGCATGTGGGCGCGCTGGCCATGTCGGAGCCGGGCGCCGGCTCGGACGTGGTGAGCATGAAGCTGCGGGCGGAGAAGAAAAACGACCGCTATGTGCTCAACGGCAACAAATACTGGATCACCAACGGCCCCGATGCCGACACCCTGGTGGTCTATGCCAAGACCGACCCGGAGGCCGGCAGCAAGGGCATCACCGCTTTCCTCATCGAAAAGACCATGACCGGTTTCTCGACCAGCCCGCATTTCGACAAGCTCGGCATGCGCGGCTCGAACACCGCCGAGCTGATCTTTGACGATGTGGAGGTGCCCTTCGAGAACGTGCTGGGCGAAGAGGGCAAGGGCGTGCGGGTGCTGATGTCCGGGCTCGATTACGAGCGCGTCGTGCTGGCGGGGATCGGCACCGGCATCATGGCCGCCTGTCTCGACGAGGTCATGCCCTATATGGCCGAGCGCAAGCAGTTCGGTCAGCCGATCGGGAACTTCCAGCTCATGCAGGGCAAGATCGCCGATATGTACACGGCGATGAACTCGGCGCGGGCCTATGTCTACGAGGTGGCCAAGGCCTGCGACCGGGGCGATGTGACCCGCCAGGACGCGGCGGCCTGCTGCCTCTATGCCTCCGAACAGGCGATGGTGCAGGCGCATCAGGCGGTGCAGGCGATGGGCGGCGCGGGCTTTCTGGCCGATGCGCCGGTGGCGCGGCTCTTCCGCGATGCCAAGCTGATGGAGATCGGCGCGGGCACGTCAGAGATCCGGCGCATGCTCGTGGGCCGCGAACTGATGGCGGCGATGGGCTGA
- a CDS encoding AMP-binding protein, with translation MKLPMEETRRRRMLADGQSYEALCEGFRWPRPERVNMAVQVCDSWAALAPDRPAILDLRGGALRVVSYGALHALSRRVEAWLRAQGVARGDRVGVLLSQSPLCAASHIAAWRMGAISVPLFKLFKHDALDSRLGNSGARVVVTDEEGAEMLAPFGLATVTEEELPEPGVWDAVETGPEDPAVLIYTSGTTGKPKGALHGHGVLVGHLPGVEMSHDLLGQEGDVLWTPADWAWIGGLFDVLMPGLYLGVPVVAARMPRFDIAQCLRICAEASVRNIFFPPTALRMLKAEDARIPGLRSVGSGGEPLGAEMLAWGREAFGVEINEFYGQTECNMVASACGALFPVRPGCIGKPAPGFRIGIVDEAGHETQGEGDVAVHRGAGSMMLEYWNNPQATAEKFRGDWLVTGDRGVWEDGYLRFVGREDDVITSAGYRIGPAEIEDCLLTHPGVATVGVVGKPDPLRTEIVKAYVVVKPGQSPSAEELQAWVKDRLATYSYPREIDFLEALPMTVTGKVVRKELKARAAKEST, from the coding sequence ATGAAGCTGCCGATGGAGGAGACGCGGCGGCGCCGGATGCTGGCGGACGGGCAGAGCTACGAGGCGCTCTGCGAGGGCTTTCGCTGGCCGCGTCCGGAGCGGGTGAACATGGCCGTGCAGGTCTGCGACAGCTGGGCGGCGCTGGCGCCCGACCGGCCGGCGATCCTCGATCTGCGCGGCGGGGCGCTGCGTGTGGTGAGCTATGGCGCCTTGCATGCGCTGTCGCGTCGGGTCGAGGCCTGGCTGCGGGCGCAGGGCGTGGCGCGCGGCGACCGGGTGGGGGTGCTGCTGTCGCAGAGCCCGCTCTGCGCCGCGTCCCATATCGCCGCCTGGCGCATGGGCGCGATTTCGGTGCCGCTCTTCAAGCTCTTCAAGCACGACGCGCTGGACTCGCGGCTGGGCAATAGCGGCGCGCGGGTGGTGGTGACGGATGAGGAGGGCGCGGAGATGCTGGCGCCGTTCGGGCTGGCGACCGTGACCGAGGAGGAACTGCCCGAGCCGGGGGTCTGGGACGCGGTGGAGACCGGCCCGGAGGATCCGGCGGTGCTGATCTATACCAGCGGCACCACCGGCAAGCCCAAGGGCGCGCTGCACGGGCATGGCGTGCTGGTGGGGCATCTGCCCGGGGTGGAGATGAGCCACGATCTTCTGGGACAGGAGGGCGATGTGCTCTGGACCCCGGCGGACTGGGCCTGGATCGGCGGGCTCTTCGATGTGCTGATGCCGGGGCTCTATCTCGGCGTGCCGGTGGTGGCGGCGCGGATGCCGCGTTTCGACATCGCGCAATGCTTGAGGATCTGCGCGGAAGCCTCTGTACGGAATATATTCTTTCCGCCCACGGCCCTGCGCATGCTGAAGGCGGAGGACGCGCGGATTCCGGGGCTGCGCTCGGTCGGTTCCGGCGGCGAGCCGCTCGGCGCCGAGATGCTGGCCTGGGGGCGCGAGGCCTTTGGGGTGGAGATCAACGAGTTCTACGGCCAGACCGAATGCAATATGGTCGCCAGCGCCTGCGGCGCGCTGTTTCCCGTCCGTCCCGGCTGCATCGGCAAGCCGGCACCGGGCTTCCGCATCGGGATCGTCGACGAGGCAGGGCACGAGACGCAGGGAGAGGGCGATGTGGCTGTGCATCGCGGTGCGGGCTCCATGATGCTGGAATATTGGAACAATCCGCAGGCGACGGCGGAGAAATTTCGCGGCGACTGGCTGGTCACCGGCGACCGTGGCGTCTGGGAGGATGGCTATCTGCGCTTTGTCGGGCGCGAGGACGACGTGATCACCTCCGCCGGCTACCGCATCGGCCCGGCGGAGATCGAGGATTGCCTGCTCACCCATCCCGGCGTCGCCACGGTGGGTGTGGTCGGCAAGCCCGACCCGCTGCGCACCGAGATCGTCAAGGCCTATGTTGTGGTGAAGCCGGGACAGAGCCCGAGCGCCGAAGAGCTTCAGGCATGGGTTAAGGATCGGCTCGCAACATATTCCTATCCAAGAGAAATAGATTTTCTGGAGGCGCTGCCGATGACGGTCACCGGCAAGGTTGTCCGCAAGGAACTGAAGGCCCGTGCGGCCAAGGAGAGCACATGA
- a CDS encoding glutathione S-transferase family protein encodes MIRLHHVPESRSMRVLWLLYELEVPFELVVRPFDKSLRAEEYLTLSPAGRVPALEIEGERMFESLAMMEYLCERFPDAGLGRAPGSPDRMAWLSWLHFSETISQHVAALTQQHLMLREDHMRSPIVMRLEAKRLEKCYAALEARLSTPLENRDHMLTSGFSAVDIALGQAVYMARHFAALDGFPALGAWYGRVSGRAAFARCLPEAGEGLYDRDFYPAWAE; translated from the coding sequence GTGATCCGGCTGCACCATGTGCCCGAGAGCCGCTCGATGCGGGTGCTCTGGCTGCTCTATGAGCTGGAGGTGCCGTTCGAGCTGGTGGTGCGGCCCTTCGACAAGTCGCTGCGGGCGGAGGAGTATCTGACGCTCTCGCCGGCGGGCCGGGTGCCGGCGCTGGAGATCGAGGGCGAGCGCATGTTCGAGAGCCTCGCGATGATGGAATATCTCTGCGAGCGCTTTCCGGATGCGGGCCTGGGCCGCGCGCCGGGCAGCCCCGACCGCATGGCCTGGCTGAGCTGGCTGCATTTCTCCGAGACGATCTCGCAGCATGTGGCGGCGCTGACTCAGCAGCATCTGATGCTGCGCGAGGATCACATGCGCTCGCCCATTGTCATGCGGCTGGAGGCGAAGCGGCTGGAGAAATGTTACGCGGCGCTGGAGGCCCGGCTATCGACGCCCCTGGAGAACCGCGATCACATGCTGACCTCTGGGTTCTCGGCGGTGGATATCGCGCTGGGGCAGGCGGTCTATATGGCGCGGCATTTCGCGGCGCTGGACGGGTTCCCGGCGCTTGGCGCCTGGTATGGGCGGGTGAGCGGGCGGGCGGCGTTTGCGCGCTGTCTGCCGGAGGCGGGCGAGGGGCTCTATGATCGCGATTTCTATCCGGCCTGGGCGGAGTGA
- a CDS encoding acetyl-CoA carboxylase biotin carboxylase subunit — translation MFDTVLIANRGEIACRVIETARAMGLRCVAVYSEADAGAKHVAMADEAVCIGGAAPAESYLRGEAIIAAALETGAGAIHPGYGFLSENPDFVEAVEAAGLVFVGPSAKAIRAMGLKDAAKRLMAEAGVPVVPGYHGEEQDPQFLAGEAEAIGYPVLIKAVAGGGGKGMRLVERAAEFAEALKSAQAEARGAFGNEAVLIEKFVTKPRHIEVQVFGDGEKAVHLFERDCSLQRRHQKVIEEAPAPGMTAEMRQAMGAAAVRAAEAIGYKGAGTVEFIVDGARGLRPDGFWFMEMNTRLQVEHPVTEAITGVDLVAWQLRVAAGEPLPKAQEELGIDGHAFEARLYAEDVPAGFLPATGRLAHLGFPADVRADSGVRSGDVISPHYDPMIAKLIVHGATREIALRKLARGLAETQVAGTVTNLAFLGALARHEGFVAGEVDTGLIGRDLEALTAAPGPSPQVVAQAALAAARLWEAAAPQSGFALWAPLARHVLLRQGEEELPCVLRVAGRDRAEISFGDVTVRAERVDGRWRLDGRPAPALFHEGAEITVFAEGGQVFVAVDPLERAAALGAGGNLIEAPMPGRVVSVLATPGQAVTAGDRLAVLEAMKMEHTLTAARDGVVAEVLVADGAQVEAGAALIRLEEEEEAAA, via the coding sequence ATGTTTGACACGGTGCTGATAGCCAATAGGGGCGAGATCGCCTGCCGGGTAATCGAGACGGCGCGGGCCATGGGGCTGCGCTGCGTCGCGGTCTATTCCGAGGCGGATGCCGGGGCGAAACATGTGGCCATGGCCGATGAGGCGGTCTGTATCGGAGGTGCCGCGCCAGCGGAGAGCTATCTGCGCGGCGAGGCCATCATCGCGGCGGCGCTGGAGACCGGGGCGGGGGCGATCCATCCCGGATACGGCTTCCTGTCGGAAAATCCCGATTTCGTCGAGGCGGTGGAGGCGGCGGGGCTGGTCTTTGTCGGCCCGTCGGCAAAGGCGATCCGGGCGATGGGCCTCAAGGACGCGGCCAAGCGGCTGATGGCGGAGGCCGGCGTGCCGGTGGTGCCGGGCTATCACGGCGAGGAGCAGGATCCGCAATTCCTCGCGGGTGAGGCGGAGGCCATCGGCTACCCGGTGCTGATCAAGGCGGTTGCCGGCGGCGGTGGCAAGGGCATGCGGCTGGTCGAGCGCGCGGCGGAGTTTGCCGAGGCGCTGAAGAGCGCGCAGGCCGAGGCGCGCGGCGCCTTCGGCAACGAGGCGGTGCTGATCGAGAAATTCGTCACCAAGCCGCGCCATATCGAGGTGCAGGTCTTTGGCGATGGCGAAAAGGCGGTGCATCTCTTCGAACGGGATTGCTCCTTGCAGCGCCGCCATCAGAAGGTGATCGAGGAGGCGCCGGCGCCGGGCATGACCGCAGAGATGCGTCAGGCCATGGGCGCGGCGGCGGTGCGCGCCGCCGAGGCCATCGGCTACAAGGGCGCGGGCACGGTGGAGTTCATCGTCGACGGCGCGCGCGGGCTGCGCCCGGACGGGTTCTGGTTCATGGAGATGAACACGCGGCTTCAGGTGGAGCATCCGGTGACCGAGGCGATCACCGGCGTCGATCTGGTGGCATGGCAGCTCCGTGTCGCGGCGGGAGAGCCGCTGCCGAAGGCGCAGGAGGAGCTGGGTATCGACGGCCACGCCTTCGAGGCGCGGCTTTACGCCGAGGACGTGCCGGCGGGGTTCCTGCCGGCCACCGGGCGTCTGGCGCATCTGGGTTTTCCGGCGGATGTGCGGGCCGATAGCGGGGTGCGTTCGGGCGATGTGATCTCGCCGCATTACGACCCGATGATCGCCAAGCTCATCGTGCACGGGGCCACGCGGGAGATCGCGCTGCGCAAGCTGGCGCGCGGGCTGGCGGAGACGCAGGTGGCGGGCACGGTGACCAATCTCGCCTTTCTCGGCGCGCTGGCGCGGCACGAGGGCTTTGTCGCCGGCGAGGTGGATACCGGGCTGATCGGGCGCGATCTGGAGGCGCTGACGGCGGCGCCCGGGCCGTCGCCGCAGGTTGTGGCGCAGGCGGCGCTGGCGGCGGCGAGGCTCTGGGAGGCGGCTGCGCCGCAGAGCGGATTTGCGCTCTGGGCGCCGCTGGCGCGCCATGTGCTGCTGCGTCAGGGTGAGGAAGAGCTGCCCTGTGTGCTGCGCGTCGCGGGGCGTGACCGGGCGGAGATCTCGTTTGGCGATGTCACGGTGCGCGCCGAGCGCGTCGATGGCAGATGGCGGCTCGACGGGCGGCCGGCCCCGGCGCTGTTTCACGAGGGCGCGGAGATCACCGTCTTTGCCGAGGGCGGGCAGGTCTTTGTGGCGGTCGATCCGCTGGAACGCGCGGCGGCGCTCGGCGCCGGCGGCAATCTGATCGAGGCGCCGATGCCGGGCCGGGTGGTCTCGGTGCTGGCGACACCCGGGCAGGCGGTGACGGCGGGCGACCGGCTGGCGGTGCTCGAGGCGATGAAGATGGAGCACACGCTGACGGCGGCGCGCGACGGCGTGGTGGCCGAGGTGCTGGTGGCCGACGGTGCGCAGGTCGAGGCGGGCGCGGCGCTGATCCGGCTGGAGGAGGAAGAGGAGGCGGCGGCGTGA
- a CDS encoding carboxyl transferase domain-containing protein: MKLQSQAIPTSEAFQANRAAHLEALEVVREAAELAAAGGGEKARERHLGRGKMLPRERVANLLDPGSPFLEVGATAAHGLYDGAAPAAGMIAGIGRVQGREVMVVCNDATVKGGTYYPMSVKKHLRAQEIAEENRLPCVYLVDSGGANLPNQDEVFPDRDHFGRIFYNQARMSAKGIAQIAVVMGSCTAGGAYVPAMSDVTIIVKEQGTIFLAGPPLVKAATGEVVTAEDLGGGDVHTRLSGVADYLAEDDAHALALARRAVGSLKGADGGGPGGLPGGEAPAYDPDEILGVVPGDLRTPYDIREVIARVVDGSYFDEFKPRYGETLVTGFAQIEGCPVGIVANNGVLFSEAAQKGAHFVELCSQRKVPLVFLQNITGFMVGRKYENEGIARHGAKMVTAVATTSVPKITMLVGGSFGAGNYGMAGRAYQPRFLWTWPNSRISVMGGEQAAGVLATVKRDAIERGGGSWSQEEEEEFKRPTVEMFERQSHPLYASARLWDDGIVDPRKTRDVLALSLSAALNAPIEETRFGVFRM, translated from the coding sequence ATGAAACTGCAATCGCAAGCGATCCCCACATCCGAGGCGTTTCAGGCCAATCGCGCGGCGCATCTGGAGGCGCTGGAGGTGGTGCGCGAGGCGGCGGAACTGGCGGCGGCGGGCGGCGGCGAGAAGGCGCGCGAGCGGCATCTCGGCCGGGGCAAGATGCTGCCGCGCGAGCGGGTGGCCAATCTGCTCGATCCCGGCTCGCCCTTTCTTGAGGTGGGCGCCACGGCGGCGCACGGGCTTTATGACGGCGCGGCGCCGGCGGCGGGCATGATCGCGGGAATCGGGCGCGTTCAGGGCCGCGAGGTCATGGTGGTGTGCAACGACGCCACGGTGAAGGGCGGCACCTATTACCCGATGTCGGTCAAGAAACACCTGCGCGCGCAGGAGATCGCCGAGGAGAACCGGCTGCCCTGCGTCTATCTGGTCGATAGCGGCGGCGCGAACCTGCCCAATCAGGACGAGGTTTTCCCCGACCGCGACCATTTCGGGCGGATCTTCTACAATCAGGCGCGGATGAGCGCCAAGGGCATTGCGCAGATCGCCGTGGTGATGGGGTCCTGCACGGCGGGCGGCGCCTATGTCCCGGCGATGTCGGATGTGACGATCATCGTGAAGGAGCAGGGCACGATCTTTCTGGCCGGCCCGCCGCTGGTCAAGGCGGCGACCGGAGAGGTGGTCACGGCGGAGGATCTCGGCGGCGGCGATGTGCATACGCGGCTTTCCGGTGTGGCGGATTATCTGGCCGAGGACGACGCCCATGCGCTGGCATTGGCAAGACGCGCGGTGGGCTCGCTGAAGGGCGCGGACGGGGGCGGGCCGGGCGGGCTGCCGGGGGGCGAAGCACCGGCCTACGATCCCGACGAGATCCTCGGCGTGGTGCCGGGCGATCTGCGCACGCCCTATGACATCCGCGAGGTGATCGCGCGGGTGGTGGACGGCTCCTATTTCGACGAGTTCAAGCCGCGTTACGGCGAGACGCTGGTGACGGGCTTTGCGCAGATCGAGGGTTGTCCGGTGGGCATCGTCGCCAATAATGGCGTGTTGTTTTCCGAGGCCGCGCAGAAGGGGGCGCATTTCGTCGAACTCTGTTCGCAGCGCAAGGTGCCGCTGGTGTTCCTGCAGAATATCACCGGCTTCATGGTCGGGCGGAAATACGAGAACGAGGGGATCGCGCGGCACGGCGCCAAGATGGTGACGGCGGTCGCCACGACCTCGGTGCCCAAGATCACCATGCTGGTGGGCGGCTCCTTTGGGGCGGGCAATTACGGCATGGCCGGGCGGGCCTATCAGCCGCGATTCCTCTGGACCTGGCCGAACAGCCGGATCTCGGTGATGGGCGGCGAGCAGGCGGCAGGTGTGCTGGCCACGGTGAAGCGCGACGCCATCGAGCGCGGCGGCGGCAGCTGGTCGCAGGAGGAGGAGGAGGAGTTCAAGCGCCCTACGGTGGAGATGTTCGAGCGCCAGTCGCATCCGCTCTATGCCTCGGCGCGGCTCTGGGACGACGGGATCGTCGATCCGCGCAAGACGCGCGACGTGCTGGCGCTGTCGCTGTCGGCGGCCTTGAACGCGCCCATCGAGGAGACACGCTTTGGCGTGTTCCGCATGTGA
- a CDS encoding pyridoxamine 5'-phosphate oxidase family protein, which produces MPKDLKSDFWSQLKDVRAGLLAADGERPVPMAPYADKEDATIWFIASKGTAADRAAKSGGEASFHIADSKAHLYANVFGKLTEERDSEKLDDLWNAVSAAWFKDGREDDAVQLVKFTPHEAEVWQGDGGISFLREIAKANMTGDMPNLGDHGRVVF; this is translated from the coding sequence ATGCCAAAGGATCTGAAATCCGATTTCTGGAGCCAGCTGAAGGATGTGCGCGCCGGCCTGCTGGCCGCGGATGGCGAGCGCCCGGTGCCGATGGCGCCTTATGCCGACAAGGAAGACGCGACGATCTGGTTCATCGCCTCCAAAGGCACAGCCGCCGACCGTGCCGCCAAGAGCGGCGGCGAAGCGTCGTTCCACATCGCCGATTCGAAGGCGCATCTTTATGCCAACGTTTTCGGCAAGCTGACCGAGGAGCGCGATTCCGAAAAGCTCGACGATCTCTGGAACGCGGTTTCCGCCGCCTGGTTCAAGGACGGGCGCGAAGACGACGCGGTGCAGCTGGTGAAATTCACCCCGCATGAGGCCGAGGTCTGGCAGGGCGATGGCGGCATCAGCTTCCTGCGCGAGATCGCCAAGGCGAACATGACGGGTGACATGCCCAATCTGGGCGATCATGGTCGCGTCGTCTTCTGA
- a CDS encoding CreA family protein yields MKPFRLAALLCLSPLFASAEQVGEVGVDWTGNDIVIEAIADPEVKGVTCHVAYFDRGLIDRLSKGNWFEDPSNASIACRQTGPIEIGDIDRSQEGEDVFRASRSIILKSLRVKRIFDEENQTLIYLVHARELADGSAKLAISTVPLYGSGQ; encoded by the coding sequence ATGAAACCTTTCCGCCTCGCCGCCCTGCTCTGCCTGAGCCCCCTTTTCGCCAGCGCCGAGCAGGTCGGCGAGGTCGGTGTCGACTGGACCGGCAACGATATCGTCATCGAGGCCATCGCCGATCCGGAGGTGAAGGGCGTAACCTGCCATGTGGCCTATTTCGACCGGGGCCTCATTGACCGGCTGAGCAAGGGCAACTGGTTCGAGGATCCGTCCAACGCCTCCATCGCCTGCCGCCAGACCGGCCCCATCGAGATCGGCGATATCGACCGCAGCCAGGAAGGCGAGGACGTGTTCCGCGCCTCGCGCTCGATCATCCTGAAGAGCCTGCGGGTGAAGCGGATCTTCGACGAGGAAAACCAGACGCTGATCTATCTGGTGCATGCCCGCGAGCTGGCCGACGGGTCGGCCAAGCTCGCGATCTCCACCGTGCCGCTTTACGGCTCGGGGCAGTAG